CCCCACGATCAGTGATGAGGGAACAGTATGCAAGATTCACATCTCTCAGGCCCAAGCATGAACAGGCCAGTGCTTCTAGGCCAGCATCGGTGACATTGCAGCGGTATAGACTGATGACTGCTAAATTGGGACAGCTGGTGCTGATCAGAGATATCCCGTTATCAGTGATCCCAAAACAGCAGTCCATATGGAGAGCTCGGAGATCATGCCCAGAGAATTGCAACTGGGCCAGGCCTGAGTCCGGCAACTTGGTGCAGCCCGAGAGGGAAAGAGACCGAAGATATGTAAATCGGGTCAGCAGCCTACTGAGGCGGTACGAGCTGATATCGATATTGCTCTGAGAAGGACTGCGGTTGAACAGGGACAATGAGCAATGAAACTGCAATGATCGACGGGTTATATTCTGAATACGTAGCCACCGGTGGCAGGTTAGCCCGAATGACTCCCGATCGGGCCCGCAGTCTAGAGCTTGGAAGATGAAAATGAGGCAATCATCGGGCAAATCCATGATAGAATGAACTTCCATTGTTCAGAAAGTTTCAGTTCCTCTCGGACTCTTCAGAAGGCTGGAGGGCTCGGATCTTAACAGTGAACTTCCGGAATGCAGGAGACAAGTTCGGGGAGTCAAACCCACAGAGAGGTGGCGAGTCTCTGTAACCGTAGCCTATGGGGGATGCGCACTTGCGGCAGAGGAGCTTAGTTTTTGACCGCTGACGGGCCCAAGCAAAGGGGAAGCAGTAGAATTCGTCTACCTGAGTAAACCGACTGAAGTCGATAGAGCGGAAGGAGATGAGGCCTCTCTTTATGGATTTCTGGTATTCCGAGCCTATCCCGGAAGTGATCCTATCAGATGATTTCAAGTTTAGAGGATAACCGCAAGAACCACAGCTGCAACAGGAGAAGTTTTCTCTAAACGGTCAGCCTTGCATATAAAAGGGTGAAGCATATAACCACACCAAACAAGAGAGATATATCCAATATCGATAAAACTGATCTATATGGGGATTAAGAGGGCATTTTCTAGGACGCAAAACACTGAAATCTATCTCCGAAAAGGGTGGACACCACACCGGCTAAGTTTCCCAACTCAGGGAACCAAACTGAACCTCGAACTAGATGGGCACCCGTGAATCAAGAACCCCAGGTCGAATCGAAGCCAACAAGCTTTTCCAACTGTCACTCCCCGAAATGAAGGTCACAAGAACAGAAGTCAATCCCAATCCCATGAATTGTCTTATTCAGTAGTCCCATACAACTGAACAAAAACCAGGACATCAGATTCAGATGATGATACGAAAGCGATTATCATCACGATTGATCAATCAATTCAACGCTCAAACCAAGATCGAGGAGACAAAGAACCTACAATTACCAGACAAAAACCTCGGAAAACAATAGGAACAGCAGCCGCCCAACACTGTCTGGTTTCCCAGGAACTTTTGAgcaaaaaatcaagaaatgcCCAAGACCCGGTAACAGAATAACCAAGATTGATTCAGCCCAGAAAATGACAATTGCTGAACGAATCAATCAGCCGAGAAATCAAGAGagacggaggaggaggaggagaccTGTAAGAGACGTCAGTGTGGTTCTGGGACATGTCCTAATAATCCTCCCCTCTTGGAATGATCCGGCAGTCTTTCAGATTAAGAGGAAAGTGTGCTTCGATCCCATAGAAGGTTGTCTTCCCGACTTTCGATGGAAAACCAATCAATCACCTCAAGAACCATATTACTATgcagatttatttatttttttatatgcggtttttacattaaaaaataaataattttctgt
Above is a window of Punica granatum isolate Tunisia-2019 chromosome 7, ASM765513v2, whole genome shotgun sequence DNA encoding:
- the LOC116213593 gene encoding uncharacterized protein At4g08330, chloroplastic-like: MSQNHTDVSYSCGSCGYPLNLKSSDRITSGIGSEYQKSIKRGLISFRSIDFSRFTQVDEFYCFPFAWARQRSKTKLLCRKCASPIGYGYRDSPPLCGFDSPNLSPAFRKFTVKIRALQPSEESERN